The sequence GGCGGTTCAGACCGGCCACCGGTTCTTCTTCAACATGGAGTAATCGTGGTATGGATTCATTTTATTTGTTACAGCCTTCCTCCGAGGAGTAATGTGTCAAGACTTACTTTTTCATCCAATTAACTATTTCTTTTGAACTCTGCATTATTCATAATCTATCAACGTTCACAACTTAGATAATATAAAGTACGTAGTCTAACTAAAGGTGTGAAAACGGTCATCGGGATGGGACGGCCCACAACCTACTCACAATTAAGCTGGGTGGGGTGGGGCATACCAACCCGAGGCTTGTGTAATTTGGCGATTGGACTTGCCGCAAACCACCATTAGACCGTCCGACGGTTTTGATGCGTTTGAGAAATTGTCAACTCAATCCACCTATTTTATATGACAGAACAGACCAATCCGACGAACCTAATACAGTTTGACACCTCTAAGTTAACAAAAATTTGCCATATTAAAATATTCTAATAGTGCAATATGCACTTATTGCCATGAAATATctagaatattttaaaatttcacataTATTTCACAATGAAGTTGATTATATATGATGAGAGACTAAATAGACAATTCAAGTGGTAGAAAACAATATTTACAGGATGGTATGTCATGGTTGCTGAATTCACCCGACGAGGCACTGCCGCTGATTTTGGTTGATAACGGATTCGATGTCTGGATTTCAAATACAAGAGGAACCAGATATAGTCGTCGGCATCTCACCCTTGATCCCGCCAAGCAGGTATTCAAATTGTGTTTCATTGCCACTTATCCTTCGAAATATTCGAGGATTGCAAAATCATTTTTTGAAACTGAGACAGGAATATTGGAATTGGACATGGGACGAGTTGGTGATTCACGATTTATCGACTGTTGCGGACTTGGTTTTCAACCAAACTGCTCAGAAAATTCACTACGTTGGCCATTCATTGGTAATCTATCAACTGTTGGTTTTGTCTAAACTATGACAATATGTGACTAAATAATTGATGGACAGGGGACTTTGGTGGCATTGGCGGCATTTTCGGAGGGAAGGCTGAGTGATAGGATAAAATCAGCAGCACTGTTAAGCCCGATTGCATACTTAAGTCACATGACCACAGCCCTCGGTGTTGTAGCAGCCAAAGCCTTCGTTGGTGAAGTAAGCGATCAGAAAATTTCACacgaaatatcattttttgatatatgtatatataaggGATGGATACATTGTGCCTTATGATTTTCTGCCGGCAGGCGGTATCGATCTTGGGCTTGTCGGAGTTCAATCCCAAAGGGTTCGTCTCATTTTATATCAGCATCCCATATAAaagttcaaaaataagaaaaatcttGTGAACGtgcttgattttctttttcttcccaATTAAACCGCAGGGTACAAGaggaaatgtttatgaaaactCTATGTGACAATCCGGAAGTAAATTGCTATGACCTGTTAACAGCACTCACGGGTATATGcacaaacaatatttatttaattttttaagaagAAATTGATCTTAGTAATTACTTTTTGTCATTTTCTAATCATATGTAAAGGAAATAATTGCTGCCTGAATAAATCAACCATAGATATAGCCCTCAAGAATGAACCCCAATCTACTTCAACAAAGAACCTGATCCACTTGTCCCAAAGTAAGTCGTACGTATATATTGTCTTATCCCATGTTTAGTTTTAAGTGATTGATCAAAGGACAATACACTTACTGATGCAGCTGTGCGAGATGCAAAACTGTCCAAATATGACTACGGAAGTACTCAGCTGAATATAGAACATTACGGTGCACCCGACCCACCCGTTTACGACTTGTCCAAGATTTCTGGGGATATCCCTCTCTTGCTGAGCTATGGAGGACGAGATGCGTTATCGGATGTTCAGGATGTGGAAGATTTGCTCGATGCAATGAAATTGGACAAGTCGCTGCAGGTTCAATACGTCAAGAATTATGCTCATGTCGATTTTGTATTGGGTGTTACAGCcaaagatttgatttttaatcGGGTCATGTCGTTTTTTagaaatcaataattttttaaatatgatgtGCTGTCATCTGTATTTTACATTGTTCaaacgatattttatatatatcaagtgtTTTTGTAATTGCTCCAACTCTATGTTTCATcccaaaattgaaaaatatgaatttttttagtgtGAGAAAATTTTGTTACAATTGAAATTTAAACTCGATGTACAAGACTTTTTTGTGTCAAATAAACTATAAGTCATCGACTGaaaacgtaaaaaaaaaaaaagataaataatttcaaatacgTCTTGTCTAGCACAAGGGCACTACTGTATGGTGGGAAAAAATATCGAGGTTACCATACCGAAAAATACCCAAAATTTGGTGCATTATGATATCGATATCGAAATTTTTATTACGGTAAcaatatgaaatttgaaaatttttgttatatatcgaaatagaaataatatatttaaattaaaaatatactaatttaaaaaatgcaatgtattttttcgatataaaacggtatataccgaCATCGTACCAAAATCTTGGTATACCACAATATTTCAGTATAATAGATATGCTAATTATACATACTGAAATTCGATACGgtatcaatataaatatttttaatattgtaatttttttgatacGGTGCAGTAGTCCACCCTTAGGCATAGACATGTGAAAACGGGTTGGCGGGGTGGGCCAGCCTGCCATTTCGGCGGGCCTCTAAATGGTCAACCCAGCCCAACCCATCTTGGGCCGCGGGTTAGGCGGGCCGACccgcttattttttttaagcaaaaaatgataaacaatatcacagtaaacatagaagaaaaatatatttcagtcaaatagtttcataaaatacttaaaaatattgaaataagacATTAAAAAAGCATACAACATAATCCAAAAAAAGTAAAGtgtttaaaccaaacatgaagaTCGAGACATGGAAGAGAACATAAAGTCGAGTAAAGAGAtggttgtaaattttaaaaaatattatgtcttcaacaatacacataattaaaaaatataatgccTTCAACAATACACATAGTTCACAAAATTTCAATGCAACTCGTCGGACTTCAAACGAAACCGCTCTTGGGTTCACAAATAACTAttatgcttaaaaattattttaagattcatgaataaaatttacaggaATTTCTTCCTTTTTGTTTTCTGTATGTATATTtgtaaatttctctctttttattttctttatatatatttgttctaagagtaaattatcaatatatttattctaagACATGGAGGCAAATGAAacttattccaatttttatataaaacttaaaaatataaaattttatcataatttggcgGGCGTTTGGGCTCAACCCATCTTGACCCGCAACCCAAACGGGCTCAACCCATTTGATCACCCTCCAAACAGGCTGCTATTTTACCAATCCAACCCATTCAATTTTTAAAGCGTGGCGGGCCGACCCGACGGGCCTaacccaatttgacaagtctacTTAGGCACTAGTCACCCTCTATTTCTTTTCCGATGGTGGGCAGCCGTTCTCCCTTGTCGTGTGACTCCTTTCCTCCCACCAATCGGTGAAAGTGTTTTGTCACGAACCGGTACCTTCATGCGCATTCCGGAAATTTCTAAGTATGATGCCTTGTGAAAGCTCGGTGACACCTAGAATCTTTACATTTTTAATACTTAGAATTATCTAGAATTCTCTTCTACGTATAAGAATTGTGTACAGAGAAGTCTCTAGACTTGTGTAGATGGTGAAACATTCAGGAAATGTGATCTCCAGTGTTAGATCGAATAGATCTTAATAGTTCATGGTCGAAAACCACTAGTATAAATAGAGTGGATATTCCTTCCAATATCCTAATTGCTGATGTTGTTCAGAACATCAGCAATTGACTAGTGCTGCAAAACAGTTTTTAGGTTATCATGATAATTATATATCGAAGTAAATTTTTCATATactattttgtttgttttttcaaaaagaagaaaatgagaaaTTGAAATTTGTATCCTTGTTTCCTGATTTTTATGTTCTATAGATTGTTTGGATGGATTGAGTTTTAGAAGAAAAGACTTATATTTTGTACCAAAAATGTATTTGCACCCACctcgttaattaattttttgccCTTGAGACATTGTTTTGAACGGGTGTGTGTGTTCTCTGTTATAGCTCTCGTGGTTGCTACATTTTATGGGCCCTCGTTTTGAGCAGGTGCACATGAGTTCTCCTTCATATCACTCGTGGTTGATTCAGTCCAACTATCATACATCCTCCACCAGTCGGAGATGTTGGTTGCCGCTACTGCAGTTGACGCTAGGTTGAAAATGATATATGAAACCTTCAATGCAGTCTCGATTCCTTTTCCCATTTCTATTCTTGGAGGACTTTGATAGGATGGATGGATATTTCTTGAACGTAAAGCGTTTCTTGATTAATTTATATCAAAATGCGATATATGATTTGGAgagattttgaatttattaatatatatatatatatttatatgtacataCTCGTGGAAAAGTAACCGAATCCAAGGGCTATTATCCAATTTGAGCATTTCTATTGTGAAAATTAGATGCAAGTTATTCATATTTCTTCCGCCACTATCTATATTGTATTTGTTATACtataaaacaaaaatgtaaccataaaataaaaagacaatTTGAATGAATTTTGATGTTATTTTATCCGTTTCTATCTTTtctatttaacaaaaaaaaaatacaattttagtcttgtaaattagaatttttttagttttcatcttgtaatatgttttattttgtaaattgacattttttgtgtgtgtttttgcCGGaaaatgttctaaaaaaaatttatttagatGAAAACTAAACattaaaaacttgaaatataaCAATTTACATTACTAGAATTATAATTTCCTCATAACCGTGAAATTCTccaaaagaaaatgataaattatgatACTACATCTTACTATTTGATTAAAAATCTACACCCCAtactaattatttttcaattaatttggtgaagtctaaataaaaaatacacTTATATCctaatatatataatctttACTAATCGGTAAACATTTTAGAGAAACTATATTTGGTAATTTTAATAGATGCCTAGATTTACACTTTACATTCTTTAATTCCAATGGTCTCATCTTGTTTCCTCTTATAATGACTCGAGTTCGAGTCCTCCCACAACTTagattagtattttaaaaaaatattatgtgacTATCCCAACTCCTAATTACCACTATCTCAATATCCTAACATGTAAGAGGCGGGTTTTGGCGGAACAACCCGACTCGACATGAATCGATCTGTTTgacagttttaataaaaacatacattgaaaaataataagaataataagtttaatattttatcCATCTATCTTATTAGTTTAAAATGAGTGATATTAAATTAATACCTTAGTCACAAAAACGTGGTTCGCCTAACTCcttaatttttcaaatattatttttttgttatttccttaaattaataaattgcaAGTTCATTTTTCCTCCAAATACAATATGATCTTATTTTCctgaaataaaatatgaaacaaattctaaaataaatagaacagtacattaaaaaaatttctttaaatattcattaaaaatataattaaattatttgttttaaaaggctaattaaataaaaaatttttttttttgatattttggttgtttttttttaatattattatttaattaaaaaacctTTATATCGGGCGTGCTTTTCCAATTTGACCCCACTGTAAGTGTGAACTTGAGCATTCTGAGTTGCGGAGGCAGCCAGCGGCAACGGGTGGCTACTCATCCCATCTCAATTTAACTTTGTAAGATTGTTCTCAAATCTGGATCTAAACTGTTCTAATCGTATAATTTCTGCTTCAGCTCCAAATCTGTTTCATttctggattttttttataggtAGTTTCTGCATAATTGTCGTGATAAAGGTAGCTGTTTCAATTCGAATGTAGAGTATTTTTAGGTCGTAAGCATTCTTGGCTTCTGTAATTTTTGTATCGCTCTCTTTTCCACATTTGATTCCTCGTTATTTTACGTGCAATTTACTCTGCTACATAtttgggtttagggttttgtttaaatgcgaattttaaaaataatcttaacAATTTCAATTACTCATAGAGATTTTTTGTATGTTTCTGGTTAAAAAATTCCATAATTGTAGGCGGTCGAGCTTCAGCTTGATCATGTCCTGCAAGTTTATCCTTTCATTTATCACCCATAATGTTTTCATATGGATGAAGTTAGTTTCttgttctttcttttttccttaAATCTTTAGTTTTAAACTTCTGGTGATGTCAGTTAAAAGAAGTGGTTTCCTTGGTTTGATTTTTCAGATACAGCTAGCTATGTCAGCAAATAGCGGTAACCCACCAAAGACTGTTGGAGCTTCACCTCCCTTTATGAATTCTTTTCCGGTTAATCCATCTGGTCAGCAGCAAGTAGGTCCAGGCTTTCCGGGTCAGTTTCAGCTGTCCCAGCTTTCTGCAACTCAGATCCAAGCCATTGCTCAGGCTCAGTCGAAGGCTCAGGCTCAAGCAGCTCACGCACAATTCCAAGCCCAGTTGCAAGCTGCTCAGGGCCTTGCATTTAGCCAGGCTCATGCTGGAGGGGTTTCAAACATGGGCTCACCATCGCCTTCTATTTCCGGAGCGGGAAATGCCGGTGCCAAGTGGTTTTCCCAAAAACCACCTGTGCGGCCAACCTTCTCCCCCCCTACTTACTCGGCCTCTCCAATGAGGCCAATGGATGTTGCAGCCGCCGCCGCTCGCAAGAAAAAGCAGAAGCTCCCTGAGAAACAGTTACAAGAAAGAGTTGCGGCCATTTTACCTGAGTCGGCTCTTTACACGCAACTCTTGGAGTTCGAGTCTCGTGTGGATGCTGCTTTGACAAGGAAGAAAATTGATATCCAAGAGGCTCTCAAGACCCCTCCCTGCATTCAGAAAATGCTCCGTATTTATGTATTTAACACTTACGCCAATCAGATTCGCACAATTCCTAAGAAGCCAAATGCGGAGCCACCTACGTGGACCCTTAAAATAGTAGGGAGGATTGTGGAGGAGGGAATGGATCCCGAACAAGCTGCCCTCATGCAACCAAGCCCTTTGAATCCAAAGTTCTCTTCATTTTTCAAAAGAGTTACTATTACATTAGACCAGAAACTATATCCTGacaatcatttaatcatatGGGACAGTGCCAGATCACCTGCTCCTCACGAAGGCTTCGAGGTCAAAAGGAAAGGGGACCAAGAATTTACTGTGAGCATACGGCTAGAGATAAATTACGTGCCTGAGAAGTATAAGCTAGCACCAGCACTTGTTGATGTCTTAGGTATTGAGGTTGATACGCGTGCAAGAATAATGGCTGCTGTCTGGCACTATGTTAAGGCTAGAAAATTGCAGTGCCCAGGTGACCCATCTTCTTTCAATTGTGATCCGCCCCTTCAGAAAGTATTTGGCGAAACCAGGGTCAAGTTCACTACAGTTGCGCAAAGAATTACTCAGCACCTTTTTCCTCCACAGCCCATACATTTAGAGCACAGGATAAAACTGTCAGGAAATACTCCTGTTGGGACTGCATGTTACGATGTACTAGTTGACGTACCCTTCCCAATTCAGAGAGAATTGCATGCTTTATTAGCCAATACCGAAAAAACCAAAGAGATTGATGGCTGTGATGAAGCAATTTGTGCTGCTATAAGAAAGATCCATGAGCACCGGCGAAGACGGGCATTTTTTCTTGGATTTAGCCAGTCTCCAATTGAGTTTATTAATACACTTATTGATTCTCAAAACAGGGATCTTAAGCTTGTTACTGGTGAAGCAAGTCGCAATGCAGAAAAAGAGCGTGGATCAGATTTCTACAGCCAACCTTGGTATGTGAATATCATATTGTGTTCTTGTTTACTGCTATAAGCCTATAATTCATCGCTTTGTGTTTCTTGCATCTGACAAATGGCCTAAGAAACTTATGCAGTTTCCACTGCTGTGACTATTTGTAAGCATGATCTACCTGAATAACTTTACTCGTTACAAAAGACAATATGATCTCTTTATCATTTTTGAGGCCAAAGTATTCATTTATACTTGTAATTTATGAGATTGGATGAGAAATGAAATCTTTTGCAACTTTGACAGGGTTGAAGATGCTGTTATTCGGTACTTGAACCGAAAGCCACCAGCAGACATCCCCGCAAACACTTGAACTGGGATGAATTAATTCCAAGGACGGCTAGAAACTAGTGCATTTGGTAGCTAATTTGCTTGTCAGGTCTTATTACGAGTGATCTTTTGACGAAAAGGCTCTGTGGACTTGAAAGTTACTTGCATCTATAGTGAAGTACTTGAATAATCCTCGGTAGTTTTAATGCTGCTGAAAACATGACATGGGTGGTGTAGACATCATCTGGAATGAGATAATTACACTCGAGATTAGTTTTACAAATGGCGACCTTGACCTCGAGCTGTTATCTGCTGAGATGCATGGATGAGTTTGCCCTTGAAAATACGACATACATGTTACTGTTTTTTCGttgttaaatatatattcagGTTCGACTTTGCATGAACGATGGGTGTTAATGTTATGCTATGTGTAGTTGATTGGCTTGCTTTGTACCGTGTTGTGTTGTTTTACACTGAATTTAGACTGATCGCTGATGGCCTAATGCTTAGCTTAACAAATTATTAGACAAAAAAAAAGGTTTTGTGTTCCCGGTGTCTCTTGCCATTTCTTTTGCAATTCGTTGGCTAACAAGATGGGTTCTTTTGTCAATGTACCCCTCTATCTATTGTTGAGTGGATTTGTTTCTTATTCGGGGCAACGGGTGGAATCCAATAAcctaataaaattttgaaagagtttcttctaaaaatatttatttatttatgaaaattttaataatttttttactcttgatgtttaaagtttatttgAAACAAATAGTAAACGTAAAAAAGTGGCTAATCCAAACGTGGATGGCAGATAATTTTTACGTCATGTTAAATCTAGTTAAGAATGGATACTCAAGCAGGTCTGTGTTGGGCTCTGCGGCTTCTGGCCTATCAGACTCGCTGTTGCTTCTTGCTTCGACGATGAGACAATTAGGCAAGTTGGTTGGGAACCATTTTTGGGTTCCTTTGTTCAAGCCAATTTGAATTTTATGAATGGCGCCGGCTTGAAAGTTGAAAGTAGTTCAAATAACCTTGAATCTTCCTCTGTACGCTCCAAAGATTAGCTTTTTCCATATTTCACCCTTCTCCCTCTCTTGGGTTTCTTTCCTTCCCTAGTCATTATTATAATTCAATTATTTGCTATTGCAATTAAATTGTTAGGTTGAATAGTTTAACAAATGCGCCACCCATATTTAAGGTCCTTGCACAATAACAGTCGTCCCGCAGGCGCCAAAATTTTagcttaaaatttcaaattccggCGCTCTGTACGTTTTCAAAAATCCCATCCTTATTTAATGTCCACCACGAattctttcttcctcacaagcAACCATTTCCCTCTTCCCTGATCTGAATACAAACAGCAGCATCCTGAAAATGCCATCGATCCCGGAAGAACCGCTCCTCGCTCCGAACCCAGACCGCTTCTGCATGTTCCCCATCGAGTACCCTCAGATCTGGGAAATGTACAAGAAGGCCGAAGCTTCCTTTTGGACAGCCGAGGAGGTTGATTTGTCGCAGGACCTCGCCCATTGGAACGCCCTTACTGCCGATgagaagcattttatcaaacatgttTTGGCATTCTTTGCTGCATCTGATGGCATTGTTTTGGAGAATTTAGCTGGAAGGTTCATGAAAGAAGTTCAGGTTTCCGAAGCGCGTGCGTTTTATGGATTCCAGATTGCTATTGAGAACATCCACTCAGAAATGTATAGTCTTCTGCTCGAGACTTATATAAAGGATTCGGCTGAGAAGAATCGCCTCTTCCGAGCTATTGACACTGTCCCTTGTGTGGAGAAGAAGGCCAAGTGGGCTCTACGCTGGATCGATGGCTCCGAAACTTTTGCGGAGCGTTTAATCGCCTTTGCTTGTGTTGAAGGAATATTCTTCTCCGGAAGCTTCTGTGctatattttggttgaaaaaacGCGGTCTTATGCCGGGATTAACTTTTTCAAACGAGTTAATCTCGAGAGACGAGGGTCTGCACTGTGACTTCGCGTGCATGCTGTACGGTTTGCAGAGAATGAAGCCTAGTGAGGATAAAGTGAAGGGCCTTGTGAGGGATGCGGTTGACATAGAGAGGGAATTCGTCTGTGATGCTCTTCCTTGCGCGTTGGTGGGGATGAACGAGATGCTGATGAGTCAATACATCGAGTTTGTGGCCGATAGATTGCTGATCGCTCTGGGATACAACAAGCTTTACGGAGTGCCGAACCCGTTTGATTGGATGGAACTGATCAGTCTGCAGGGTAAGACAAATTTCTTCGAGAAGAGGGTCGGGGAGTACCAGAAAGCTTCGGTAATGTCGAGTTTGAATGGCAATGGAGAGACCCACGTCTTCAAACTCGATGAAGATTTCTGATTCGGAGTTCTTCATTGGGATCTGCAATCCCCCTCACGGTCGAGAGTTTCAGGTTAATGACTTTGTTAAAGGTCTAATCTTTATGTATTCGGCGTAGGATAGCCGGTGTAACCATTACATAGTTGTTCTTGTCTTGGATACAGAGAATGAATGAAGTACATAGATCATTATATCCCTATAGACCacaaaaaataagttttaaaatttaatgtttcTGTGATATATTGTTCGTTCTATCAGCATCCATGGATCTgattactttatttattttgtaattatgGGTTATTGATTGCTTATTTCAGAGCCGCTCtaaggccatctccaacccatatCCTCTATTTTTCATTCTCTATCCTCTAAAATAGAGATTCATGAtctctatttttaaaaacattctCCAACCTATATCCTCTAAATATTACGAAATattctatttctttaatttatttcattttcaacccattttctttaaatattaagaaatactctatttttttaatttatttcattttcaacccatatcttttaaatattaccaaatatttcatttctctaatttatttcattttcaaatacacacatatatatataattaattaatttcataatatattatttaactaaacttaattaattcgcTAAACATAACACAACTACATGTGTATTCGAAAactttatttaaaacaatacaTTTATTTTGTCATCAAATTGCAAACAAAAGACAACATTCATCAaacatacataaaatataattgaagACAAACATAAACGACACATGATTTAAAGAACAACACACAAATTGActattaaaaatactaatattcCGAATTACTGTACTCCTCCCACAAATGGTCAATAAGAGCATCTCGGAGTGCATAGTGAGCcgatttatcttttattttacgaTGGCGTGCAAGAAACTCTTGAAATCGGACATGCTCATCATGTGCCATTTCAACATCTGGGATGGGTGCCTCGCGATAATCTGTGACTGGCACGTTGTCATGATATCATGCAACACTTGTTTGCTCCAAGCTCGTGCAGGTCCAGTGATTATCGCCCACTTTGATTGCAATACTCCACATGCTCGTTCAACATCTTTTCTACTACTTTCTTGTCGTGCTGCAAAATATTTCTTCTTTGGACCTTGTGGAGTGTGAATTGTTTTCACCATTGTAGCCTACCTTGGATATATACCATCTGCTAGGTAGTAGCCCATGGTGTATTCTGTTCCTTGTATGACATAGTTAGCAGGGGGAGCTGCACCATTGGCGAAATTAGCAAAGAGATGAGATTTTGATAACACATTAATGTCATTGTTTGAACCTGGCAAACCAAAATATGAATGCCATATCCACAACTCGTAATCTGCTACGGCCTCCAAAATGATGGTTGGTTTTCCTCTACGACCAACATATTGTCCAGCCCAACCTGTTGGACGGTTTTTCCACTTCCAATGCATACAATCTAAGCTTCCTAGCATCCCCGGGAATCCACGTTGTTTTCCAATAAGGAGAATCCTTTCAATGTCCTCAGCATTTGGAGACCGAAGATACCAGTCACCAAAAACCTCCACCACAGCCCGACAAAATCTTTTTAAACTTTCAATCGCAGTGGACTCCCCGATTTTAATATATTCGTCCGTTGAATCTGCCGCCATACCGTATGCTAAGATACTCATTGCAGATGTTATCTTCTTGTATGGGCACCACCCGTGCCTCTCCAACGCATCTACTTTCTGTACGAAGTAATTGTCATGTTGTTGAACGGATTCCATAATTCGCAAGAATAGCCAACGAGACATTCGAAAACGTCTCTTGAACATTGATTCATTGTACATTGGAGACTCAGAAAAATAGTCATTGTACAAGCGTTGTTCGGCAGCTAATCTGTCTCGATTAATCACAACATGGCCAGTGATCGAGCCTTGTCGGTGCAAATTATCACTTTCTTGGAAGTAATTGGAGACAACGGTAGCACTGTTTATGAGTTGGCTTAAAACCATTTGTTGTTCGACAATGCGATTCAACTCATTCTGTATGTTGGCACTAGGTTGATCTTCGTCGTCAGATGAAGACGAGGCCGCATAGAAAGAAAAACTTGAAGGACCTCCTTCATGAAAATTCATTTTTGAGCAAATTGAGTAAATTAACAAGAAGTCACTGGTCTGTAAATAAGTGGTGACACTTGTTAGTTTAGTTATGttagatattttaatttatttttaatattatatggaATAAAAGCCAactcatttttttttgtcaCGGGTTGTGTATTTCAATAAAGCCAATTGACAATGGGGGTTGTCTAATTTATATAATGCATGTTGTCACGTGGTGTCTAGTCACAATCAGAGACAACTCATTTGTCAACTCTTGTCTATATTTTTTGCAGTTGTCACGGGTTGTGTATTTGTTagatcaatcaaattaatttaaatttctaccGTTAGATcagatttaattttaattgagaCCGTTGATCCAGATTTCTTATCAAACTGTTTTGGCTATAAATTGAAGCATCATACGAAGCATTGAGACCACTCCTACAAATTGAATAATTATTCACAGTCAAATGACTTCATCTAAACGTGGTGCTGCCTTCTCAATCGAGGAGGACAAACTACTCGTGATGGCTTATCTTGATGTCTCTCA comes from Primulina huaijiensis isolate GDHJ02 chromosome 17, ASM1229523v2, whole genome shotgun sequence and encodes:
- the LOC140963060 gene encoding triacylglycerol lipase 2 isoform X2, which gives rise to MASNGHNFLLNLAVSGYFLLMLAHLPRQAFSGRSLPLGFGQPPEALCAAAINSLGYKCQEFEAITDDGYILSVQRIPEGRAGGRGGGSDRPPVLLQHGVIVDGMSWLLNSPDEALPLILVDNGFDVWISNTRGTRYSRRHLTLDPAKQEYWNWTWDELVIHDLSTVADLVFNQTAQKIHYVGHSLGTLVALAAFSEGRLSDRIKSAALLSPIAYLSHMTTALGVVAAKAFVGEAVSILGLSEFNPKGVQEEMFMKTLCDNPEVNCYDLLTALTDIALKNEPQSTSTKNLIHLSQTVRDAKLSKYDYGSTQLNIEHYGAPDPPVYDLSKISGDIPLLLSYGGRDALSDVQDVEDLLDAMKLDKSLQVQYVKNYAHVDFVLGVTAKDLIFNRVMSFFRNQ
- the LOC140962705 gene encoding ribonucleoside-diphosphate reductase small chain-like encodes the protein MPSIPEEPLLAPNPDRFCMFPIEYPQIWEMYKKAEASFWTAEEVDLSQDLAHWNALTADEKHFIKHVLAFFAASDGIVLENLAGRFMKEVQVSEARAFYGFQIAIENIHSEMYSLLLETYIKDSAEKNRLFRAIDTVPCVEKKAKWALRWIDGSETFAERLIAFACVEGIFFSGSFCAIFWLKKRGLMPGLTFSNELISRDEGLHCDFACMLYGLQRMKPSEDKVKGLVRDAVDIEREFVCDALPCALVGMNEMLMSQYIEFVADRLLIALGYNKLYGVPNPFDWMELISLQGKTNFFEKRVGEYQKASVMSSLNGNGETHVFKLDEDF
- the LOC140963060 gene encoding triacylglycerol lipase 2 isoform X1, with protein sequence MASNGHNFLLNLAVSGYFLLMLAHLPRQAFSGRSLPLGFGQPPEALCAAAINSLGYKCQEFEAITDDGYILSVQRIPEGRAGGRGGGSDRPPVLLQHGVIVDGMSWLLNSPDEALPLILVDNGFDVWISNTRGTRYSRRHLTLDPAKQEYWNWTWDELVIHDLSTVADLVFNQTAQKIHYVGHSLGTLVALAAFSEGRLSDRIKSAALLSPIAYLSHMTTALGVVAAKAFVGEAVSILGLSEFNPKGVQEEMFMKTLCDNPEVNCYDLLTALTGNNCCLNKSTIDIALKNEPQSTSTKNLIHLSQTVRDAKLSKYDYGSTQLNIEHYGAPDPPVYDLSKISGDIPLLLSYGGRDALSDVQDVEDLLDAMKLDKSLQVQYVKNYAHVDFVLGVTAKDLIFNRVMSFFRNQ
- the LOC140962703 gene encoding SWI/SNF complex component SNF12 homolog isoform X2 is translated as MSANSGNPPKTVGASPPFMNSFPVNPSGQQQVGPGFPGQFQLSQLSATQIQAIAQAQSKAQAQAAHAQFQAQLQAAQGLAFSQAHAGGVSNMGSPSPSISGAGNAGAKWFSQKPPVRPTFSPPTYSASPMRPMDVAAAAARKKKQKLPEKQLQERVAAILPESALYTQLLEFESRVDAALTRKKIDIQEALKTPPCIQKMLRIYVFNTYANQIRTIPKKPNAEPPTWTLKIVGRIVEEGMDPEQAALMQPSPLNPKFSSFFKRVTITLDQKLYPDNHLIIWDSARSPAPHEGFEVKRKGDQEFTVSIRLEINYVPEKYKLAPALVDVLGIEVDTRARIMAAVWHYVKARKLQCPGDPSSFNCDPPLQKVFGETRVKFTTVAQRITQHLFPPQPIHLEHRIKLSGNTPVGTACYDVLVDVPFPIQRELHALLANTEKTKEIDGCDEAICAAIRKIHEHRRRRAFFLGFSQSPIEFINTLIDSQNRDLKLVTGEASRNAEKERGSDFYSQPWVEDAVIRYLNRKPPADIPANT
- the LOC140962703 gene encoding SWI/SNF complex component SNF12 homolog isoform X1, which encodes MDEIQLAMSANSGNPPKTVGASPPFMNSFPVNPSGQQQVGPGFPGQFQLSQLSATQIQAIAQAQSKAQAQAAHAQFQAQLQAAQGLAFSQAHAGGVSNMGSPSPSISGAGNAGAKWFSQKPPVRPTFSPPTYSASPMRPMDVAAAAARKKKQKLPEKQLQERVAAILPESALYTQLLEFESRVDAALTRKKIDIQEALKTPPCIQKMLRIYVFNTYANQIRTIPKKPNAEPPTWTLKIVGRIVEEGMDPEQAALMQPSPLNPKFSSFFKRVTITLDQKLYPDNHLIIWDSARSPAPHEGFEVKRKGDQEFTVSIRLEINYVPEKYKLAPALVDVLGIEVDTRARIMAAVWHYVKARKLQCPGDPSSFNCDPPLQKVFGETRVKFTTVAQRITQHLFPPQPIHLEHRIKLSGNTPVGTACYDVLVDVPFPIQRELHALLANTEKTKEIDGCDEAICAAIRKIHEHRRRRAFFLGFSQSPIEFINTLIDSQNRDLKLVTGEASRNAEKERGSDFYSQPWVEDAVIRYLNRKPPADIPANT